From the genome of Streptomyces sp. NBC_01260, one region includes:
- a CDS encoding TFIIB-type zinc ribbon-containing protein, producing MQCPKCHAQMHTYNRNGIQIEQCSGCRGIFLDYGELESLTRMEAQWTQQAPPPPQAPQAYPAAPAPAWGAPQQHHGGHHGHYRQKSFGRMLFSS from the coding sequence ATGCAGTGTCCCAAGTGCCATGCACAGATGCACACGTACAACCGCAACGGCATTCAGATCGAGCAGTGCAGCGGCTGCCGGGGGATATTCCTGGACTACGGCGAGCTGGAGTCCCTGACCCGCATGGAAGCGCAGTGGACGCAGCAGGCTCCGCCTCCGCCGCAGGCCCCGCAGGCCTACCCGGCCGCCCCCGCACCCGCCTGGGGTGCCCCGCAGCAGCACCACGGCGGTCACCACGGCCACTACCGGCAGAAGAGCTTCGGCCGGATGCTCTTCTCGTCCTGA
- a CDS encoding phosphotransferase: MTTAVMRALGALAHEAAHAPAPAGCDCPPPAVLADRADGTVVRSGPVVAKAHAPGTDTAALAVRLWLAARPGLADVLLAPLPVEPPTAPVKAATPFVPSSPYLTELHGRPVSLWPHGRPVDPGDPDAAPWEEAAALLARLHSTALPPPAPPAAQPPVPPAARSSATPAARPLVLPVMRGPAKAALAVDRMCAARPGHPSVAPVLAAWRRLPAWARDETPAPAHRARFLCHGDLHLGQLVRHPAPDGRWLLIDVDDAGTGDATWDLARPAAWYAAGLLPPDVWFRFVDAYRAAGGPALSAEGDPWPELDVAARALTVQTAALALAKSAAEARDPDEVEQMMIAACARIAALPPELAAGHAS, from the coding sequence GTGACCACCGCAGTCATGCGTGCGCTGGGCGCCCTCGCCCACGAAGCGGCCCATGCGCCTGCCCCGGCCGGCTGCGACTGCCCGCCGCCGGCCGTGCTCGCGGACCGGGCGGACGGCACCGTGGTCCGCAGCGGCCCCGTCGTCGCCAAGGCCCACGCTCCCGGTACGGACACCGCCGCCCTGGCCGTACGCCTCTGGCTGGCGGCCCGCCCCGGCCTGGCGGACGTCCTGCTCGCACCCTTGCCCGTGGAGCCCCCGACGGCCCCGGTGAAGGCCGCCACGCCCTTCGTCCCCTCGTCGCCGTACCTCACCGAGCTCCACGGCCGCCCGGTCAGCCTGTGGCCCCACGGGAGGCCGGTGGATCCGGGTGACCCGGACGCGGCGCCGTGGGAGGAGGCCGCCGCGCTCCTGGCGCGCCTCCACAGCACCGCGCTCCCGCCTCCCGCGCCCCCGGCCGCGCAGCCTCCCGTGCCCCCGGCGGCGCGGTCTTCCGCTACCCCGGCCGCGCGGCCGCTCGTGCTCCCGGTGATGCGGGGGCCGGCGAAGGCCGCTCTCGCCGTGGACCGGATGTGTGCGGCACGCCCCGGACATCCGTCCGTCGCGCCCGTGCTCGCGGCCTGGCGGCGACTGCCCGCCTGGGCCCGTGACGAGACCCCCGCCCCCGCGCACCGCGCGCGCTTCCTCTGCCACGGCGATCTGCACCTGGGCCAGCTCGTCCGGCACCCCGCCCCGGACGGCCGCTGGCTGCTGATCGACGTCGATGACGCGGGCACCGGCGACGCCACCTGGGATCTGGCCCGGCCCGCGGCCTGGTACGCGGCCGGACTGCTTCCGCCCGACGTCTGGTTCCGGTTCGTGGACGCCTACCGGGCCGCCGGGGGCCCAGCGCTGTCCGCCGAGGGCGATCCCTGGCCCGAGTTGGACGTCGCCGCCCGCGCCCTGACCGTGCAGACCGCTGCGCTGGCCCTCGCGAAGTCCGCGGCGGAGGCCAGGGATCCGGATGAGGTGGAACAGATGATGATCGCGGCCTGTGCCCGAATTGCGGCTCTCCCGCCCGAGTTGGCCGCCGGGCACGCGTCGTAG
- a CDS encoding chorismate-binding protein: MARFGGLVASGLQDVTSDPAALDSSGFWAVSADFDGRLVCARFATVRTAAVPAPVRGAWRGPAAGDWNSSLDRAAYLAGVRRIREYIAAGEVYQANLCRVMTARLPDPAAADVDALTSLLARGNPAPYAGTIRLPAHGVEIATASPELFLRRDGRTVESGPIKGTGRTEDDLLEKDYAENVMIVDLVRNDLGRVCATGSVRVPDLCAVEKHPGLVHLVSTVRGLLAEGTGWPELLAAAFPPGSVTGAPKSSALRIIAELETAPRGPYCGGIGWVDADRATASLAVGIRTFWTDRTGAAPVLRFGTGAGITWGSDPEREWDETELKASRLLAVASGAYEANGRTAP; encoded by the coding sequence ATGGCCCGCTTCGGCGGCCTCGTCGCCTCCGGCCTGCAGGACGTGACCAGCGATCCCGCAGCCCTCGACTCGTCTGGCTTCTGGGCCGTATCTGCCGATTTCGATGGCCGGCTGGTCTGTGCCCGCTTCGCCACCGTACGCACCGCCGCGGTGCCCGCCCCGGTGCGGGGTGCCTGGCGCGGGCCCGCCGCCGGTGACTGGAACTCGTCCCTGGACCGTGCCGCCTACCTCGCCGGCGTGCGTCGCATCCGGGAGTACATCGCGGCGGGCGAGGTCTACCAGGCCAACCTCTGCCGGGTGATGACGGCCCGGCTGCCCGACCCGGCCGCCGCGGACGTGGACGCCCTCACCTCGCTGCTGGCCCGCGGCAACCCGGCCCCGTACGCAGGAACGATTCGGCTGCCCGCGCACGGCGTGGAGATCGCGACCGCGTCCCCCGAGCTGTTCCTCCGCAGGGACGGCCGCACGGTCGAGTCCGGGCCGATCAAGGGCACCGGCCGCACCGAGGACGATCTGCTGGAGAAGGACTACGCCGAGAACGTGATGATCGTCGACCTGGTCCGCAACGACCTCGGACGGGTCTGCGCCACCGGATCGGTCCGCGTTCCGGATCTCTGCGCGGTCGAGAAGCACCCGGGCCTCGTCCACCTCGTCTCCACGGTGCGCGGCCTGCTGGCGGAGGGCACCGGCTGGCCGGAACTCCTCGCCGCCGCCTTCCCGCCCGGTTCGGTCACCGGCGCCCCGAAATCCAGTGCGCTGAGGATCATCGCGGAACTGGAGACCGCCCCGCGCGGCCCGTACTGCGGCGGCATCGGCTGGGTGGACGCCGACCGCGCCACCGCCTCGCTCGCCGTGGGCATCCGGACCTTCTGGACCGACCGCACCGGGGCGGCCCCCGTCCTGCGCTTCGGCACCGGCGCCGGCATCACCTGGGGCTCGGATCCGGAACGCGAATGGGACGAGACCGAACTCAAGGCGTCCAGGCTGCTCGCGGTAGCGTCGGGCGCATACGAAGCAAACGGAAGGACCGCACCATGA